A single Oryctolagus cuniculus chromosome 16, mOryCun1.1, whole genome shotgun sequence DNA region contains:
- the COMP gene encoding cartilage oligomeric matrix protein isoform X2 encodes MAPAAACVLLLALAALRASGQAQIPLGGDLAPQMLRELQETNAALQDVRELLRQQVKEITFLKNTVMECDACGMQPARTPSLSVRPLPECAPGFCFPGVTCTETPGGASCGPCPAGFTGNGSHCTDVNECSAHPCFPRVRCTNTSPGFRCEACPPGYSGPTHEGVGLAFAKANKQVCTDINECETGQHNCVPNSVCINTRGSFQCGACLPGFVGDQESGCRPRAQRSCPDGTPSPCHEKADCVLERDGSRSCVCAVGWAGNGLVCGRDTDLDGFPDEKLRCPERQCRKDNCVTVPNSGQEDVDKDGIGDACDPDADGDGVPNEGDNCPLVRNPDQRNADGDKWGDACDNCKGQKNDDQKDTDRDGRGDACDDDMDGDRIRNSNDNCPKVPNSDQRDSDGDGVGDACDNCPQKSNADQSDVDHDFVGDACDSDQDQDGDGHQDSRDNCPTVPNSAQQDSDHDGQGDACDEDDDNDRVPDARDNCRLVPNPGQEDSDRDGVGDACQDDFDADKVVDKIDVCPENAEVTLTDFRAFQTVVLDPEGDAQIDPNWVVLNQGMEIVQTMNSDPGLAVGYTAFNGVDFEGTFHVNTVTDDDYAGFIFGYQDSSSFYVVMWKQMEQTYWQANPFRAVAEPGIQLKAVKSSTGPGEQLRNALWHTGDTASQVRLLWQDPRNVGWKDKTSYRWFLQHRPQVGYIRVRFYEGPELVADSNVVLDTTMRGGRLGVFCFSQENIIWANLRYRCNDTIPEDYEAQAQRLQLA; translated from the exons atggcTCCAGCCGCCGCTTGCGTTCTCCTGCTCGCCCTGGCCGCCCTCCGTGCCTCGGGCCAGGCCCAGATCCCGCTGG GCGGAGACCTTGCCCCGCAAATGCTCCGAGAGCTGCAAGAGACGAACGCGGCGCTGCAGGACGTGCGGGAGCTGTTGCGACAGCAG GTCAAGGAGATCACGTTCCTGAAAAACACCGTGATGGAGTGCGACGCGTGCG GGATGCAGCCCGCGCGCACCCCCAGCCTGAGTGTTCGGCCGCTGCCCGAGTGCGCGCCCGGCTTCTGCTTCCCGGGCGTGACCTGCACCGAGACGCCGGGGGGCGCGAGCTGCGGGCCCTGCCCCGCGGGCTTCACCGGCAACGGCTCGCACTGCACCGACGTCAACGAG TGCAGCGCCCACCCCTGCTTCCCGCGAGTCCGCTGCACCAACACCAGCCCGGGCTTCCGCTGCGAGGCCTGCCCGCCCGGGTACAGCGGCCCCACCCACGAAGGCGTGGGGCTGGCTTTCGCCAAGGCCAACAAGCAG GTCTGCACGGACATTAACGAATGCGAGACCGGGCAGCACAACTGCGTGCCCAACTCCGTGTGCATCAACACCCGG GGCTCCTTCCAGTGCGGGGCCTGCCTGCCCGGCTTCGTGGGCGACCAAGAGTCCGGCTGCCGGCCGCGCGCGCAGCGCTCGTGCCCCGACGGGACGCCCAGCCCGTGCCACGAGAAGGCGGACTGCGTGCTGGAACGCGACGGCTCGCGCTCGTGCGTG TGCGCCGTCGGCTGGGCGGGCAACGGGCTCGTGTGCGGCCGCGACACCGACCTGGACGGCTTCCCGGACGAGAAACTCCGGTGCCCGGAgcgccagtgccgcaag GACAACTGCGTGACGGTGCCCAACTCAGGGCAGGAAGACGTGGACAAAGACGGCATCGGAGACGCCTGCGACCCGGACGCCGACGGTGACGGGGTCCCCAACGAGGGG GACAACTGCCCGCTGGTGCGGAACCCAGACCAGCGTAACGCGGACGGCGACAAGTGGGGCGACGCGTGTGACAACTGCAAGGGTCAGAAAAACGATGACCAGAAGGACACCGACCGGGACGGCCGCGGTGACGCCTGTGACGACGACATGGACGGCGACC GGATCCGGAACTCCAACGACAACTGCCCCAAGGTCCCCAACTCCGACCAGAGGGACAGTGACGGGGACGGCGTAGGGGACGCCTGTGACAACTGCCCGCAGAAGAGCAACGCGGACCAG AGCGATGTGGACCACGACTTCGTGGGAGACGCCTGTGACAGTGACCAAGACCA GGATGGCGACGGACACCAGGACTCCCGGGACAACTGCCCCACGGTGCCCAACAGCGCTCAGCAGGACTCGGACCACGACGGCCAGGGCGACGCCTGCGACGAGGACGATGACAACGACAGGGTCCCCGATGCCCGGGACAACTGCAGGCTGGTGCCCAACCCGGGCCAGGAGGACTCGGACA GGGACGGCGTGGGCGACGCATGCCAGGACGACTTCGACGCCGACAAGGTGGTGGACAAGATCGATGTGTGCCCCGAGAACGCCGAGGTCACCCTCACCGACTTCCGGGCCTTCCAGACGGTCGTGCTGGACCCTGAGGGCGATGCGCAGATCGACCCCAATTGGGTGGTGCTCAATCAG ggcaTGGAGATCGTGCAGACCATGAACAGCGACCCGGGCCTGGCTGTGG GGTACACGGCCTTCAACGGCGTGGACTTCGAGGGCACGTTCCACGTGAACACGGTCACGGACGACGACTACGCCGGCTTCATCTTCGGCTACCAGGACAGCTCTAGCTTCTACGTGGTCATGTGGAAGCAGATGGAGCAGACGTACTGGCAGGCCAACCCCTTCCGGGCTGTGGCCGAGCCGGGCATCCAgctgaag GCTGTGAAGTCCTCCACGGGGCCCGGGGAGCAGCTCCGGAATGCACTGTGGCACACGGGGGACACGGCGTCGCAGGTGCGGCTGCTGTGGCAGGACCCCCGCAACGTGGGCTGGAAAGACAAGACGTCCTATCGCTGgttcctgcagcaccggcctcaagtGGGCTACATCAG GGTGCGGTTCTACGAGGGTCCCGAGCTGGTGGCTGACAGCAACGTGGTGTTGGACACGACCATGCGGGGCGGCCGCCTGGGCGTCTTCTGCTTCTCACAGGAAAACATCATCTGGGCCAACCTGCGCTACCGCTGCAATG ACACCATCCCCGAGGACTACGAGGCTCAGGCCCAGCGGCTGCAGCTGGCCTAG
- the COMP gene encoding cartilage oligomeric matrix protein isoform X1, with product MAPAAACVLLLALAALRASGQAQIPLVPPVAAGGDLAPQMLRELQETNAALQDVRELLRQQVKEITFLKNTVMECDACGMQPARTPSLSVRPLPECAPGFCFPGVTCTETPGGASCGPCPAGFTGNGSHCTDVNECSAHPCFPRVRCTNTSPGFRCEACPPGYSGPTHEGVGLAFAKANKQVCTDINECETGQHNCVPNSVCINTRGSFQCGACLPGFVGDQESGCRPRAQRSCPDGTPSPCHEKADCVLERDGSRSCVCAVGWAGNGLVCGRDTDLDGFPDEKLRCPERQCRKDNCVTVPNSGQEDVDKDGIGDACDPDADGDGVPNEGDNCPLVRNPDQRNADGDKWGDACDNCKGQKNDDQKDTDRDGRGDACDDDMDGDRIRNSNDNCPKVPNSDQRDSDGDGVGDACDNCPQKSNADQSDVDHDFVGDACDSDQDQDGDGHQDSRDNCPTVPNSAQQDSDHDGQGDACDEDDDNDRVPDARDNCRLVPNPGQEDSDRDGVGDACQDDFDADKVVDKIDVCPENAEVTLTDFRAFQTVVLDPEGDAQIDPNWVVLNQGMEIVQTMNSDPGLAVGYTAFNGVDFEGTFHVNTVTDDDYAGFIFGYQDSSSFYVVMWKQMEQTYWQANPFRAVAEPGIQLKAVKSSTGPGEQLRNALWHTGDTASQVRLLWQDPRNVGWKDKTSYRWFLQHRPQVGYIRVRFYEGPELVADSNVVLDTTMRGGRLGVFCFSQENIIWANLRYRCNDTIPEDYEAQAQRLQLA from the exons atggcTCCAGCCGCCGCTTGCGTTCTCCTGCTCGCCCTGGCCGCCCTCCGTGCCTCGGGCCAGGCCCAGATCCCGCTGG TGCCCCCTGTTGCCGCAGGCGGAGACCTTGCCCCGCAAATGCTCCGAGAGCTGCAAGAGACGAACGCGGCGCTGCAGGACGTGCGGGAGCTGTTGCGACAGCAG GTCAAGGAGATCACGTTCCTGAAAAACACCGTGATGGAGTGCGACGCGTGCG GGATGCAGCCCGCGCGCACCCCCAGCCTGAGTGTTCGGCCGCTGCCCGAGTGCGCGCCCGGCTTCTGCTTCCCGGGCGTGACCTGCACCGAGACGCCGGGGGGCGCGAGCTGCGGGCCCTGCCCCGCGGGCTTCACCGGCAACGGCTCGCACTGCACCGACGTCAACGAG TGCAGCGCCCACCCCTGCTTCCCGCGAGTCCGCTGCACCAACACCAGCCCGGGCTTCCGCTGCGAGGCCTGCCCGCCCGGGTACAGCGGCCCCACCCACGAAGGCGTGGGGCTGGCTTTCGCCAAGGCCAACAAGCAG GTCTGCACGGACATTAACGAATGCGAGACCGGGCAGCACAACTGCGTGCCCAACTCCGTGTGCATCAACACCCGG GGCTCCTTCCAGTGCGGGGCCTGCCTGCCCGGCTTCGTGGGCGACCAAGAGTCCGGCTGCCGGCCGCGCGCGCAGCGCTCGTGCCCCGACGGGACGCCCAGCCCGTGCCACGAGAAGGCGGACTGCGTGCTGGAACGCGACGGCTCGCGCTCGTGCGTG TGCGCCGTCGGCTGGGCGGGCAACGGGCTCGTGTGCGGCCGCGACACCGACCTGGACGGCTTCCCGGACGAGAAACTCCGGTGCCCGGAgcgccagtgccgcaag GACAACTGCGTGACGGTGCCCAACTCAGGGCAGGAAGACGTGGACAAAGACGGCATCGGAGACGCCTGCGACCCGGACGCCGACGGTGACGGGGTCCCCAACGAGGGG GACAACTGCCCGCTGGTGCGGAACCCAGACCAGCGTAACGCGGACGGCGACAAGTGGGGCGACGCGTGTGACAACTGCAAGGGTCAGAAAAACGATGACCAGAAGGACACCGACCGGGACGGCCGCGGTGACGCCTGTGACGACGACATGGACGGCGACC GGATCCGGAACTCCAACGACAACTGCCCCAAGGTCCCCAACTCCGACCAGAGGGACAGTGACGGGGACGGCGTAGGGGACGCCTGTGACAACTGCCCGCAGAAGAGCAACGCGGACCAG AGCGATGTGGACCACGACTTCGTGGGAGACGCCTGTGACAGTGACCAAGACCA GGATGGCGACGGACACCAGGACTCCCGGGACAACTGCCCCACGGTGCCCAACAGCGCTCAGCAGGACTCGGACCACGACGGCCAGGGCGACGCCTGCGACGAGGACGATGACAACGACAGGGTCCCCGATGCCCGGGACAACTGCAGGCTGGTGCCCAACCCGGGCCAGGAGGACTCGGACA GGGACGGCGTGGGCGACGCATGCCAGGACGACTTCGACGCCGACAAGGTGGTGGACAAGATCGATGTGTGCCCCGAGAACGCCGAGGTCACCCTCACCGACTTCCGGGCCTTCCAGACGGTCGTGCTGGACCCTGAGGGCGATGCGCAGATCGACCCCAATTGGGTGGTGCTCAATCAG ggcaTGGAGATCGTGCAGACCATGAACAGCGACCCGGGCCTGGCTGTGG GGTACACGGCCTTCAACGGCGTGGACTTCGAGGGCACGTTCCACGTGAACACGGTCACGGACGACGACTACGCCGGCTTCATCTTCGGCTACCAGGACAGCTCTAGCTTCTACGTGGTCATGTGGAAGCAGATGGAGCAGACGTACTGGCAGGCCAACCCCTTCCGGGCTGTGGCCGAGCCGGGCATCCAgctgaag GCTGTGAAGTCCTCCACGGGGCCCGGGGAGCAGCTCCGGAATGCACTGTGGCACACGGGGGACACGGCGTCGCAGGTGCGGCTGCTGTGGCAGGACCCCCGCAACGTGGGCTGGAAAGACAAGACGTCCTATCGCTGgttcctgcagcaccggcctcaagtGGGCTACATCAG GGTGCGGTTCTACGAGGGTCCCGAGCTGGTGGCTGACAGCAACGTGGTGTTGGACACGACCATGCGGGGCGGCCGCCTGGGCGTCTTCTGCTTCTCACAGGAAAACATCATCTGGGCCAACCTGCGCTACCGCTGCAATG ACACCATCCCCGAGGACTACGAGGCTCAGGCCCAGCGGCTGCAGCTGGCCTAG